The Altererythrobacter sp. Root672 genome includes a window with the following:
- a CDS encoding autotransporter outer membrane beta-barrel domain-containing protein produces MTFGRRSEEHSLRHVLLGAVGTSALFCLTTNRAMAACEPDNPPPGTDVICTDTDNDGLTITDVSANVTVQSGATVGGNGLNDLGDSSSYVTNYGTIQSNTGTAVTFSGIAGNAKVLDNYGTLNGTFRATGDELLVIIQRGNFNSGIDIDGNGENAVILLAGKGISGPVDIVGADNFIDNGGFFNNGLVLTGMIENFVINRTGGQINNTFSLTGDGQNSVINESTINNGLTISGDGSSYVVNQVGAIISGDINSLGSSEDFVDNAGTINNAIFLREGDDTLVNRADGNGGIISGTIDLAAGEDFFQQAGGTINGQVLFGADNDFGTVSGGLISQTVQAQDGDDGFLWSAGTIGGLDMGTGGDYALFSTLTTANLKTGLRIDGGLGTDQLIWNDTQADDVARYVNWEDFVLTNQSELTFANYATLTMGDSGTGAGRLYIDATSTVFAGNGTHTVAPALSGRLVLVENLGLIDLTNGGDIATDRFVVKGNYYGQAGSIALQTVLGDDNSPSDRLVIDGSGAQGYGQTALLITNLNGPGELTILDGILVVEAVGGATTTAQIGVAAAGATTTTTAFALGRPVAAGMFEYLLFRGGVLPGSEQSWFLRSAEMGPTVPTPTPTPTPTPTPTPTPTPTPTPTPTPTPTPTPTPTPTPTPTPTPTPTPTPTPTPTPTPTPTPTPTPTPTPTPTPTPTPTPTPTPTPTPTPTPTPTPTPTPTPTPTPTPTPTPTPTPTPTPTPTPTPPPTPTPTPTPTPPPTPTPTPTPTPTPTPTPPPIQTPGPTPIIRPEVPNITALPAAAHHVALAELGRFHDRQGDQSYLAGDGLVSSVWGRYHQTDFRQTGDQVVEGTDFQLSPEFDGDLWLLQAGVDVFADLRDDGSQIRAGLFFSHAESSGDVKGNVLARLRQRSGTLETNSDGVGATLTYAGQSGWYLDFVGLYSWLDASGQSFRGIEARFDGTSMAASLEGAYPIAVFGNWTLEPQAQLVWQRVKFSPSDDDFSRIEFDAFEALAARVGMRFEGEVVHEGSVLQPFLSADVWHNFSQKDRITFNTRSLISDSQASVLELGGGLGVLVTPTLSLHFRVGWGTNLGGEHYSSRDANVGMRFTW; encoded by the coding sequence GTGACTTTCGGGCGCCGATCGGAAGAACACTCGCTTCGCCACGTCCTGCTTGGGGCCGTCGGCACGTCGGCGCTGTTCTGTCTGACGACCAATCGAGCAATGGCCGCCTGCGAACCCGACAATCCTCCGCCGGGCACCGACGTCATCTGCACCGACACGGACAACGACGGGCTGACGATCACCGACGTGTCGGCGAACGTGACCGTGCAAAGCGGCGCCACGGTGGGTGGCAACGGCTTGAACGATCTTGGCGATTCCTCAAGCTACGTGACGAATTACGGGACGATCCAGTCGAACACCGGCACCGCCGTCACGTTCTCCGGGATTGCCGGCAACGCAAAGGTTCTCGACAACTACGGCACGCTCAATGGCACGTTCCGCGCCACTGGGGACGAGTTGCTTGTGATCATCCAGCGGGGCAACTTCAATTCCGGCATCGACATCGACGGCAACGGCGAAAACGCGGTCATCCTGCTGGCCGGCAAGGGCATCTCCGGCCCGGTCGACATCGTCGGAGCCGACAACTTCATCGACAACGGCGGGTTCTTCAACAACGGGCTCGTTCTCACCGGGATGATCGAGAACTTCGTCATCAATCGTACGGGCGGGCAGATCAACAATACCTTCAGCCTGACGGGTGACGGCCAGAACTCGGTCATCAACGAAAGTACGATCAACAACGGGCTGACGATCTCGGGCGACGGGTCGTCTTACGTGGTCAACCAGGTCGGGGCGATCATCAGCGGCGACATCAACAGCCTGGGCAGCTCGGAGGACTTCGTCGACAATGCGGGCACGATCAACAACGCCATCTTCCTGCGCGAGGGCGATGACACGCTGGTCAATCGAGCGGACGGTAACGGTGGCATCATCAGCGGAACGATCGACCTCGCGGCCGGTGAGGATTTCTTCCAGCAAGCCGGAGGGACGATCAACGGGCAAGTCCTGTTCGGTGCCGATAATGACTTCGGGACGGTTTCGGGCGGCCTGATCAGCCAGACGGTCCAGGCGCAGGATGGCGACGACGGCTTCTTGTGGTCGGCGGGCACCATTGGCGGGCTCGATATGGGAACGGGGGGCGACTATGCCCTCTTCTCCACGCTCACCACGGCCAATCTGAAAACCGGCCTGCGTATCGATGGCGGGCTGGGAACCGATCAGCTGATTTGGAACGATACCCAGGCCGACGATGTCGCCCGGTACGTCAACTGGGAGGATTTCGTCCTCACCAATCAGTCGGAACTGACTTTCGCCAACTATGCCACGCTCACCATGGGCGACAGCGGCACTGGGGCCGGAAGGCTCTACATCGACGCGACGAGTACGGTCTTTGCCGGCAACGGAACTCATACCGTTGCGCCCGCCCTCTCCGGCAGGCTGGTTCTGGTCGAGAACCTCGGCCTGATCGATCTCACCAACGGCGGCGACATCGCGACCGACCGGTTCGTGGTGAAGGGCAACTACTATGGCCAGGCAGGGTCCATCGCCCTGCAGACCGTGCTTGGCGACGACAACTCGCCGTCGGATCGCCTGGTGATCGATGGCAGTGGCGCGCAGGGTTATGGCCAGACAGCCCTTCTCATCACCAATCTAAACGGTCCTGGGGAATTGACCATTCTGGACGGCATCCTCGTGGTCGAAGCCGTGGGCGGGGCCACCACGACAGCACAGATAGGGGTGGCTGCGGCCGGGGCCACGACCACGACAACAGCTTTCGCGCTGGGCCGACCGGTAGCCGCGGGGATGTTCGAGTACTTGCTGTTCCGGGGCGGCGTTTTGCCTGGCTCAGAGCAAAGTTGGTTCCTGCGCTCCGCCGAAATGGGACCTACTGTCCCGACGCCAACGCCAACCCCGACGCCAACGCCCACGCCAACACCGACGCCAACACCGACGCCCACGCCAACGCCAACGCCAACGCCAACGCCGACACCGACACCGACGCCCACGCCAACGCCGACACCAACGCCAACGCCGACACCGACACCGACGCCGACACCGACACCGACGCCCACACCAACACCAACACCAACACCGACACCAACGCCGACGCCAACGCCCACGCCGACGCCAACGCCGACGCCGACGCCGACACCGACGCCCACGCCAACACCGACGCCGACACCAACGCCAACGCCGACACCGACACCGACGCCGACGCCGACGCCGACGCCGACACCAACGCCAACACCCACACCGACGCCCACACCAACTCCGCCGCCGACGCCCACTCCGACACCGACGCCCACCCCGCCACCGACACCAACGCCGACGCCGACGCCGACCCCAACCCCAACGCCGACTCCACCGCCGATTCAGACGCCGGGACCAACACCGATCATTCGTCCTGAAGTGCCGAACATCACGGCCTTACCGGCGGCCGCTCACCACGTGGCCCTGGCCGAACTGGGCAGGTTCCATGACCGTCAGGGCGATCAATCCTATCTGGCTGGCGATGGTTTGGTGTCGAGCGTCTGGGGCCGCTACCACCAGACGGATTTCCGGCAGACCGGCGACCAGGTGGTCGAGGGCACCGATTTCCAGCTTTCGCCCGAATTCGATGGCGATCTTTGGCTGCTTCAGGCCGGTGTCGACGTCTTTGCCGATCTACGTGACGATGGCAGCCAGATCCGTGCCGGCCTGTTCTTCAGCCACGCAGAGTCCTCAGGTGACGTGAAAGGCAATGTCCTTGCCCGGCTACGGCAGCGATCCGGAACCCTGGAGACCAACAGCGACGGTGTCGGCGCAACCCTCACTTATGCAGGGCAGAGCGGCTGGTATCTCGATTTCGTGGGCCTCTACAGTTGGCTCGACGCCAGCGGCCAATCGTTCCGCGGGATCGAGGCGCGGTTCGATGGAACCAGCATGGCGGCGTCGCTGGAGGGCGCCTATCCGATTGCCGTCTTCGGCAACTGGACGCTGGAGCCCCAAGCCCAACTTGTCTGGCAGCGCGTCAAGTTCAGTCCGTCGGACGACGATTTTTCGCGGATCGAGTTCGACGCCTTTGAGGCGCTTGCGGCCCGAGTGGGCATGCGCTTCGAAGGTGAAGTCGTGCATGAAGGCTCGGTCCTGCAGCCCTTCCTTTCGGCCGACGTGTGGCACAACTTCTCCCAGAAAGACCGGATCACCTTCAACACCCGGTCGCTGATCTCCGATAGCCAGGCGTCGGTCCTCGAGTTGGGCGGAGGGCTCGGCGTGCTTGTGACGCCGACGCTTAGCTTGCACTTTCGGGTCGGCTGGGGGACCAACCTTGGCGGCGAGCATTACAGCAGCCGAGACGCCAATGTCGGCATGCGCTTTACTTGGTAG
- a CDS encoding DUF6065 family protein, with protein MFALGRTSRRNCCGTMDLRCYVYPGWEPRIRAASPRREWMDETPERFAYRCLPLNIANAHGWEILSPCGFEAEWNGGSAPADVVVRPDPGTPAHRAPVALFGQGTFTFHVEGILRTPPGFNLWVGGSPNHAKDGIAPLGGIIETDWSPYSFTMNWRFTRPNHIVRFEENEPFCFFFPVERHLAESVRPRVVAIDEEPELKRQFEEWSRSRDAFHVEMAANPPDNPSAKWQKFYYRGMLSDGRPGIDDHQSKLRLAEFDGVAAFHRETPAKPACPVAQPEPPANGHAESDRLAAKYEWILTSQKRLRALAPRVIERKRGISPEEFLVQHYAANQPVILDSELAGWPALGRWTAAYLKDLIGPREIEVQADRSADPDFERNMTDHRRKMPFDQFIDRITQDGNGNGNDLYLTAYNSAANAAALEALHRDLGFLDKLLTRDGGAVHGMPWIGSANSFTPLHHDLTNNLLLQITGRKRVLLVAPEFTPQLYNDRHVYSRIRDLGEPGIVERYPALEGVHVHQVILEPGDALFIPLGWWHQVTALDFSVTFTHTNFHWPNDFYASHPD; from the coding sequence ATGTTTGCGCTGGGACGGACCAGCAGAAGGAATTGCTGCGGGACCATGGACCTCAGGTGTTATGTCTATCCGGGATGGGAGCCGCGGATCCGGGCTGCGTCGCCACGTCGGGAGTGGATGGATGAAACGCCAGAGCGGTTCGCTTATCGCTGCCTGCCACTAAATATCGCGAATGCGCATGGCTGGGAGATTCTCAGCCCCTGTGGCTTCGAGGCAGAATGGAACGGCGGTAGCGCACCAGCCGATGTCGTAGTCAGGCCCGATCCAGGCACGCCAGCCCATCGGGCGCCGGTCGCTTTATTCGGGCAGGGCACGTTCACCTTTCATGTCGAAGGGATCCTGCGGACACCGCCGGGTTTCAACCTTTGGGTAGGGGGCTCTCCCAACCACGCCAAGGATGGCATCGCCCCGCTGGGCGGCATCATCGAGACCGATTGGTCCCCTTACAGCTTTACGATGAATTGGCGCTTCACTCGTCCCAATCACATCGTGCGCTTCGAAGAGAACGAGCCCTTTTGCTTCTTCTTTCCGGTGGAGCGTCACCTGGCGGAATCGGTCCGGCCCCGCGTGGTGGCGATTGACGAGGAGCCTGAACTCAAGCGCCAGTTCGAAGAGTGGAGCCGGTCACGCGATGCCTTTCACGTCGAAATGGCCGCAAACCCACCGGACAACCCAAGCGCCAAGTGGCAGAAGTTCTATTATCGAGGCATGTTGTCTGATGGTCGTCCGGGGATCGACGATCACCAGTCGAAGCTGCGTCTTGCCGAATTCGATGGCGTGGCGGCCTTCCACCGCGAAACACCGGCCAAGCCAGCCTGTCCGGTCGCCCAGCCCGAACCGCCTGCCAATGGGCACGCGGAGAGCGATCGCCTGGCCGCCAAGTACGAGTGGATACTGACGTCGCAGAAACGTTTGAGGGCACTGGCGCCGCGGGTGATCGAACGAAAACGAGGCATCTCGCCCGAAGAGTTCCTGGTCCAACATTACGCCGCCAACCAACCGGTCATTCTCGACAGCGAACTGGCGGGTTGGCCAGCGCTTGGCCGGTGGACGGCAGCCTACCTGAAAGACCTGATCGGACCGCGCGAGATCGAGGTACAGGCGGATCGAAGCGCCGACCCCGACTTCGAGCGCAACATGACCGACCATCGCCGGAAGATGCCGTTTGACCAGTTCATCGATCGCATCACGCAGGACGGCAACGGCAACGGCAACGACCTCTACCTAACAGCCTACAACTCGGCTGCTAACGCCGCCGCGCTGGAGGCGCTGCATCGGGACCTGGGGTTCCTCGACAAGTTGCTCACGCGTGACGGCGGGGCTGTGCATGGCATGCCCTGGATCGGTTCCGCGAACAGCTTCACGCCGCTGCATCACGACCTGACCAACAATCTGCTGCTTCAGATCACCGGGCGAAAGCGAGTACTGCTGGTGGCGCCAGAGTTTACTCCGCAACTTTACAACGATCGCCACGTCTACAGCCGCATCCGCGACTTGGGTGAGCCCGGCATCGTAGAGCGCTATCCCGCGCTTGAAGGCGTACACGTCCACCAGGTTATCCTGGAGCCCGGAGACGCCCTGTTCATCCCGCTGGGCTGGTGGCACCAGGTGACGGCGCTCGATTTCAGCGTGACCTTCACCCACACCAACTTTCACTGGCCCAACGACTTCTACGCCAGCCACCCGGACTGA
- a CDS encoding efflux RND transporter periplasmic adaptor subunit, whose protein sequence is MNDLTPIEMDKLRALQEDEIPTRRGRIGRAGWIVLIAAVVGLAWYLLRATAVPAAAPPLPVVTVATPLQREITQWDEHIGRFEASRSVELRPRVSGQITAVHFQDGQFVRQGQPLFTIDPRPYQAALAEAQAGVATARSDLLLARSNLDRGLRLVEDDAVAKGEIDALRARVTAANASLAAAQARVRSRSLDVEFTTVRAPISGRVSDRRVDPGNLVAAGDGPAATLLTTIVATDPLYFAFDGSEGSFLKSKRDGLQRGADVQIRLQDEADYKWNGELDFTDNGLNPNSGTIRARAVVRNPDNFLTPGMFGNMRLATGGTEKALLVPDTAVQTDQTRKLLLVVSRDGTVSAKEVELGPVIDGGLRVVRGGLEPSDRVVIEGTQMAMPGAKVTARLDRIAPPKPKAPAVATAEAPPGAATVAN, encoded by the coding sequence ATGAACGACCTGACCCCGATCGAAATGGACAAACTGAGAGCGCTCCAGGAGGATGAGATCCCGACCCGTCGCGGGCGGATCGGCCGCGCCGGCTGGATCGTGCTGATTGCCGCCGTGGTGGGGCTCGCCTGGTATCTGCTGCGCGCCACCGCCGTGCCCGCGGCTGCGCCGCCGCTGCCGGTCGTGACCGTAGCCACGCCGCTGCAGCGTGAGATCACCCAGTGGGACGAACACATCGGCCGCTTCGAGGCGAGCCGCAGCGTTGAGCTGCGTCCGCGCGTCTCGGGCCAGATCACCGCGGTGCACTTCCAGGACGGGCAGTTCGTCCGCCAGGGGCAGCCGCTGTTCACAATCGATCCGCGGCCCTACCAGGCGGCACTGGCCGAAGCCCAGGCGGGCGTGGCAACCGCACGGAGCGACCTTCTGCTCGCCCGCAGCAATCTCGACCGCGGGCTGCGCCTGGTCGAGGACGATGCCGTGGCCAAGGGCGAGATCGATGCGCTGCGGGCGCGGGTGACCGCAGCCAACGCTTCGCTTGCCGCGGCGCAGGCGCGAGTGCGCTCGCGGAGCCTCGACGTTGAGTTCACTACCGTTCGTGCGCCGATCAGCGGGCGCGTGTCGGACCGTCGCGTAGACCCGGGTAACCTGGTTGCAGCCGGTGATGGCCCGGCAGCTACTCTGCTGACCACGATCGTTGCCACCGATCCGCTCTACTTCGCTTTCGACGGTTCGGAAGGTTCGTTCCTCAAGTCGAAGCGCGATGGACTGCAACGCGGCGCCGACGTGCAGATCCGCCTGCAGGACGAAGCCGACTACAAGTGGAACGGCGAGCTCGACTTCACCGACAACGGCCTGAATCCTAACTCCGGCACGATCCGCGCCCGCGCCGTGGTCCGCAATCCCGACAACTTCCTCACCCCTGGCATGTTCGGCAACATGCGGCTGGCGACTGGGGGCACCGAGAAGGCGCTGCTCGTCCCCGACACCGCGGTGCAGACCGACCAGACCCGCAAACTGCTGCTGGTTGTCTCCCGCGACGGCACGGTTTCCGCCAAGGAAGTCGAGCTCGGTCCGGTGATCGACGGAGGCCTGCGCGTTGTTCGCGGTGGTCTCGAGCCTAGCGACCGGGTGGTGATCGAAGGCACGCAGATGGCGATGCCGGGTGCCAAGGTGACCGCGCGCCTCGACCGGATCGCTCCGCCCAAGCCGAAAGCGCCTGCCGTCGCGACCGCCGAGGCGCCTCCTGGCGCGGCGACGGTCGCCAACTAA
- a CDS encoding TetR/AcrR family transcriptional regulator, which produces MEMTAAARGRPREFDVEEALAAALRVFWEKGYDAASMTDLTEAMGITRPSLYAAFGNKEELFKRALDLYESEKLAYVRNALEAPSGRGVAQRLLEGTIQNITSDCPGCLGVIASVSCGGKDSPIQQDVRSRAQSSRGAMVDRMQRAIDEGDFTLPVEAEAMTQYLTAVLQGISVQAGAGASREQLQQVADATLAVWPGR; this is translated from the coding sequence ATGGAAATGACCGCCGCTGCAAGAGGACGCCCGCGCGAGTTCGATGTCGAAGAGGCATTGGCTGCCGCGCTGCGCGTGTTCTGGGAGAAGGGCTACGACGCCGCCTCGATGACCGACCTCACCGAGGCGATGGGCATCACCCGGCCGAGCCTCTACGCGGCTTTCGGCAACAAGGAAGAACTCTTCAAGCGCGCGCTCGATCTCTACGAGAGCGAGAAGCTGGCTTATGTCAGGAACGCGCTGGAGGCCCCGAGCGGGCGCGGAGTGGCGCAGCGGTTGCTCGAGGGGACGATCCAGAACATCACCAGCGACTGCCCCGGTTGCCTGGGCGTGATCGCTTCGGTCAGTTGTGGGGGCAAAGACTCACCGATCCAGCAGGACGTACGCTCGCGGGCCCAGTCCTCGCGCGGCGCGATGGTGGATCGGATGCAGCGGGCGATCGACGAAGGCGATTTCACGCTTCCGGTCGAAGCCGAGGCGATGACGCAATACCTGACTGCGGTGCTGCAGGGCATCTCCGTGCAGGCGGGTGCAGGGGCTAGCCGCGAGCAACTACAGCAAGTTGCGGACGCGACGCTGGCGGTTTGGCCGGGGCGCTGA
- a CDS encoding class I SAM-dependent methyltransferase, giving the protein MPYNLDIPGWMPEPELQILEGLARSIPPGGAMLEVGPFCGRSSWCWAKSVDPSVSVTCVDIWDPVEHPFSPPAKSGDGAISGPDYGKTDRPRGDWGTRENFDHYVRDCPNITAIRGHSPRDFADWPFASLDLVFLDGIHHNPGFHEDVVHWYPRVKPGGILCGDDCARTHPDVLWTIHDFCKDLGIPFTVDRRIWMLRRPLQDGTTLAL; this is encoded by the coding sequence GTGCCTTACAATCTCGACATTCCCGGCTGGATGCCCGAGCCGGAGTTGCAGATCCTCGAAGGGTTGGCGCGCTCTATTCCGCCCGGCGGGGCGATGCTGGAAGTCGGACCTTTTTGCGGGCGGTCGAGCTGGTGTTGGGCGAAATCGGTCGATCCTTCGGTTTCGGTGACTTGCGTGGATATCTGGGATCCGGTTGAGCATCCCTTCTCGCCGCCGGCCAAGTCTGGAGACGGTGCAATCTCGGGCCCCGACTATGGGAAGACGGATCGCCCTCGCGGTGATTGGGGAACGCGCGAGAACTTCGACCACTACGTCCGCGACTGCCCCAACATCACCGCGATCCGCGGCCATAGCCCACGGGACTTCGCCGATTGGCCGTTCGCCAGCCTCGACCTCGTGTTCCTTGATGGCATTCACCACAACCCGGGTTTTCACGAGGACGTCGTCCACTGGTACCCGCGAGTGAAGCCGGGCGGCATCCTGTGCGGCGACGACTGCGCTCGCACTCACCCTGACGTGCTTTGGACCATCCACGATTTCTGCAAGGACCTGGGCATCCCGTTCACCGTTGATCGGCGCATTTGGATGCTGCGCCGCCCGTTGCAGGACGGAACCACGCTGGCACTCTAG
- a CDS encoding efflux RND transporter permease subunit codes for MRLSRFFIDRPIFAAVIAVIITLIGAISYFFLPVSQYPEVVPPTVTVTAAYPGASAETVADTVANPIEQEINGVDGMLYLSSQSTGDGRVTITVTFEQGTDLDEAQVLVQNRVAIAEPRLPDEVRRLGIVTKKTTPDFLLVVNLISPDGSLNREYISNYAQTRIKDRLARIEGVGDVRLFGSRELAMRVWIDPGRAAALNLTAGEIVSALRAQNVQVAAGTLGQPPSPGSAFQLNVETQGRFTDPQQFENVVIRTDAEGRQVRVGDVARVELGADDYGTSAYLDDRDSVIIPVLQEPGSNALAASEQVQAAMEELSADFPAGLEYRIVYNPTEFIQQSVDAVIHTLIEAIVLVVLVIVVFLQKWRASLIPVLAIPVSLIGTFAVLAMLGYSLNNLSLFGLVLAIGIVVDDAIVVVENVERNLESGMNPLEAARTSMDEVGAALIAIVLVLCAVFVPTLFIGGMSGAFYQQFAVTISSATVISLIVSLTLSPALSALLLRKHEPAPDGAYWRQLADRAGGAFNRWFDRFSESYARWTAQLVAMPRRVMMAYAGLIALTGAALWMTPTGFVPQQDQGYFLTVIQLPPGSATSRTDAVMKKVAARMLPIDGIKGTVMLSGFDGTSETQSASSAAAYWVLDDFEDRAGKDQTIDALIAKAQKATADITEARLMIVKPPVIRGIGSAGGFRMMLEDKNGQGYRAMQDAANAVIAQANQQQGLAGVYTFFDTGTPRVHADIDRDKAQILGVPPARVFETLQVYLGSAFINDFNLLGRTYRVTAQADAPFRDSPSDVANLQTRSDNGAMVPIGSVATLSDTTGPYRVTRYNLAPAVAIDGDTAPGFSTGQSLTTMEKVAEATLPAGYNIEWTGIAYQQKFAGDTATLVFALAVLLVFLVLAAQYESLVMPLAIILIVPMCLLAAMIGVNLMGMDNNVLTQIGLVVLIALAAKNAILIVEFARQGEEQDGLTPAQAAVQAAKTRLRPILMTSFAFILGSVPLVIATGAGAELRQALGTAVCFGMLGVTGFGLVFTPTFYVVSRSLGERIARLRDGWRSSSHDPLSTPAE; via the coding sequence ATGCGCCTGTCCCGCTTCTTCATCGACCGGCCGATCTTCGCCGCGGTCATTGCCGTGATCATCACGCTTATCGGCGCGATCTCGTACTTCTTCCTGCCCGTGTCGCAGTATCCGGAAGTCGTGCCGCCGACGGTGACGGTCACTGCCGCTTACCCCGGCGCCTCGGCCGAGACGGTGGCGGATACTGTCGCCAATCCGATCGAGCAGGAAATCAACGGGGTGGACGGCATGCTCTACCTCTCCAGCCAGTCGACCGGCGACGGACGGGTGACGATCACCGTCACCTTCGAGCAGGGCACCGACCTCGACGAGGCGCAAGTGCTGGTGCAGAACCGGGTCGCGATCGCCGAGCCGCGTCTGCCCGACGAAGTGCGGCGCCTCGGCATCGTCACCAAGAAGACCACGCCCGACTTCCTGCTGGTGGTGAACCTCATCTCGCCCGACGGGTCGCTCAACCGCGAGTATATTTCCAACTACGCCCAGACCCGTATCAAGGACCGCCTCGCCCGGATCGAGGGCGTAGGCGACGTGCGGCTGTTCGGTAGCCGCGAACTCGCCATGCGCGTGTGGATCGATCCCGGCCGCGCTGCTGCACTTAACCTGACGGCTGGAGAGATCGTCTCAGCGCTGCGGGCGCAGAACGTGCAGGTCGCCGCAGGTACGCTCGGCCAGCCGCCGAGTCCTGGCAGCGCCTTCCAGCTTAACGTCGAGACGCAGGGCCGCTTCACCGACCCGCAGCAGTTCGAGAACGTGGTGATCCGCACCGACGCCGAAGGCCGCCAGGTGCGCGTCGGCGATGTCGCGCGCGTCGAACTCGGCGCCGACGACTACGGTACTTCGGCTTATCTCGACGATCGCGATTCCGTGATCATCCCCGTGCTGCAAGAGCCGGGTTCCAACGCCTTGGCCGCGTCCGAACAGGTCCAGGCGGCCATGGAGGAACTCTCCGCTGACTTCCCCGCCGGCCTCGAATACCGGATCGTCTACAACCCGACCGAATTCATCCAGCAATCGGTCGATGCCGTGATCCACACGCTGATCGAAGCCATCGTGCTGGTCGTGTTGGTGATCGTGGTGTTCCTGCAGAAGTGGCGCGCCTCGCTGATCCCGGTGCTGGCGATCCCGGTTTCGCTGATCGGTACGTTCGCGGTGCTGGCGATGCTCGGTTACTCGCTCAACAACCTCTCACTGTTCGGCTTGGTGCTGGCGATCGGCATCGTGGTCGACGACGCGATCGTGGTGGTCGAGAACGTCGAGCGCAATCTCGAGAGTGGTATGAACCCGCTCGAGGCCGCGCGTACTTCGATGGACGAAGTCGGCGCCGCGCTGATCGCCATCGTGCTGGTGCTCTGCGCGGTGTTCGTGCCGACACTGTTCATCGGCGGCATGTCGGGCGCGTTCTACCAGCAGTTCGCGGTGACGATCTCGTCGGCCACGGTGATCTCGCTGATCGTGTCGCTCACGCTCTCGCCGGCGCTGTCCGCGCTGCTCTTGCGCAAGCATGAGCCCGCGCCGGACGGGGCCTACTGGCGCCAACTGGCCGACCGCGCAGGCGGGGCGTTCAACCGCTGGTTCGATCGCTTCAGCGAGTCCTACGCTCGCTGGACCGCGCAGCTCGTCGCCATGCCCCGGCGCGTGATGATGGCTTACGCCGGACTGATCGCGCTGACGGGTGCGGCGCTGTGGATGACACCGACCGGGTTCGTCCCGCAGCAGGACCAGGGCTACTTCCTGACCGTGATCCAGCTGCCGCCGGGCTCGGCCACATCGCGCACCGATGCGGTGATGAAGAAGGTCGCCGCTCGCATGCTGCCGATCGACGGGATCAAGGGCACGGTCATGCTCTCGGGCTTCGACGGCACCTCTGAAACGCAGTCGGCAAGTTCGGCTGCGGCCTATTGGGTGCTCGATGACTTCGAGGATCGCGCCGGCAAGGACCAGACCATCGATGCGCTGATCGCCAAGGCGCAGAAGGCCACTGCCGACATCACCGAGGCGCGGCTGATGATCGTCAAGCCGCCGGTCATCCGCGGGATCGGTTCGGCAGGCGGTTTCCGCATGATGCTCGAGGACAAGAACGGCCAAGGCTACCGTGCGATGCAAGACGCCGCCAACGCGGTGATCGCCCAGGCGAACCAGCAGCAGGGCCTCGCGGGTGTCTATACCTTCTTCGACACCGGCACTCCGCGGGTCCACGCCGATATCGACCGTGACAAGGCGCAGATCCTCGGTGTGCCGCCAGCGCGCGTGTTCGAGACGCTGCAAGTCTACCTCGGGTCGGCGTTCATCAACGACTTCAACCTGCTTGGCCGCACCTATCGGGTGACCGCGCAGGCTGACGCACCGTTCCGCGACAGTCCCTCGGACGTCGCCAACCTGCAGACGCGTTCGGACAACGGGGCGATGGTGCCGATCGGCTCGGTCGCGACGCTAAGCGACACTACCGGGCCGTACCGCGTCACTCGCTACAACCTCGCCCCGGCGGTCGCGATCGACGGCGACACGGCGCCAGGGTTCTCGACGGGGCAGTCGCTGACGACGATGGAGAAGGTTGCCGAGGCCACGTTGCCCGCTGGCTACAACATCGAGTGGACCGGCATCGCCTATCAGCAGAAGTTCGCCGGAGACACCGCCACGCTCGTGTTCGCGCTAGCCGTGCTGCTCGTGTTCCTCGTCCTCGCGGCGCAATACGAAAGCCTGGTCATGCCGTTGGCGATCATCCTGATCGTGCCGATGTGCCTGCTCGCGGCGATGATCGGGGTCAACCTGATGGGCATGGACAACAACGTGCTCACGCAGATCGGCCTGGTGGTGCTGATTGCCTTGGCAGCGAAGAACGCGATCCTGATCGTCGAGTTCGCCCGCCAGGGTGAGGAGCAGGATGGTCTGACCCCGGCGCAGGCCGCGGTCCAGGCCGCCAAGACCCGGTTGCGGCCGATCCTGATGACCAGCTTCGCCTTCATCCTCGGCTCGGTGCCGCTGGTGATCGCGACCGGGGCGGGGGCGGAACTGCGCCAGGCGCTTGGCACGGCGGTGTGCTTCGGCATGCTCGGCGTGACCGGCTTCGGCC